In Brachybacterium fresconis, the genomic stretch GTCGTCTCGGCGAACTTCCCCCGGGGGACGAGCTTGGGGGTCACGACCTCGGTGAGCACCTGGCTGAAGCCGGCCGCACCCTTCCACCCGGCCACCACGATCTCCAGCCGTCCGTTGTCCGCCGTCGCGTCCGGCATGAGCACGAAGCCGCCGGGCAGCTTGCCGACGTTGCCCAGCAGCACGGTGCGGGCCTTGTGGGCATGGCGGGTGCCGTCGGGGAAGTCCAGGACCACGTCGACCGAGCGCCCCAGGATCGTGCGCACCCCGCCGAACACGTAGGCGACCCAGCCCAGGCGCTTCTTCATGGTGTCGTCGGTATGGCCGATCATCTCCGCGTCGGCTCCGAAGCCGGCGATGACCAGGAAGATCTGTTCCGCCGAACTCGCCGCCTCGCCGATCGAGCCGCCGGTGCGCAGCCAGCCCACGTCGATCTGCTTGTCGTGGCCGGCCAGGGCCGCGGTCATCGCTGCGGAGGGGTCCTCCAGCGGGATGTCGAGGTTGCGGGCCAGCAGGTTCCCGGTGCCCGAGGGGATGATGCCCATCCGGGTGTCGGTCCCGGCGAGCACCGAGGCGACCAGGCGCACGGTGCCGTCCCCGCCGGCGGCGATCACCAGGTCCGCGCCGTCCAGTCGGGCCTGGCGCGCCTGCCCCCGGCCCGGGTCCTCGACGCTGGTCTCGTAGAAGGTGACCTCCGCCCCCTCGAGGTGCTCGGCGATCTCGCGCACCCGGGTGCGGAACTGCTCGGCGTCGTCGAACTTCGTGGGATTCAGGACCACGGCGACCTGCTGCACCCGATCCGGGGCGCTGCCGGTTCCGTCGGCCCCGGCAGCCGTCCCGTCGGTCGCGACAGCGGCACCGCCGGCCTCCGCGACCTCGCCGTCGGACCCGCCCCCGGCGACCGAGGCCTCGCGCATCTCCCTCTCGTGCCTCTCGGCCGTCGTGCGCAGCTCGCCGATCTCGCGACGGTGCCGGGCCAGGTGCCGCAGGGCCACGGCCAGCAGCACGACCGCCACGACCAGGATGATGATCGAGACGATGTTGAGCAGGAGGAGAGGCTGGTCCATGGGCACAGCCTACTGAGCGCGGCGGCCGCCGTGAGCGCCTCGTGGCGCGGGTACCCTGGAGCAATGATCGATCTGCGGCTCCTGCGCGAGAATCCCGATGCCGTCCGCGACGCCCAGAGGGCACGTCGGCGAGACCCCTCCACCGTCGACGCGGTGCTCGAGGCCGACTCCCGGTGGCGCGAGGCGACCGGAGCCTTCGAATCCGCGCGGGCCGAGCAGAAGGTCTTCGGCAAGCAGGTCGCCCAGGCCACCGGCGATCAGAAGCAGCAGCTGCTGGCCGAGGTCAAGCAGCTCGCCGCCGACGTCAAGCGGCTGCAGGCGGAGGCCGACGAGGCCATCGCCGCCCGGGACACCCTGCTGCGTGCGATCCCGAACCTCGCCGAGGGCGCCCCCGAGGGGCTCGAGGACGACTTCGCCCTCCGCGAGACCGTCGGGGAGAACCCCGCCTTCGAGCATCCGGTCAAGGACCATCTGGAGATCGCCGAGGGACTGAAGGCGATCGACATGGCCCGCGGTGCGAAGGTCTCCGGGGCCCGTTTCTACTTCCTCACCGGTGTCGGTGCCCAGCTCGAGCTCGCGATCCTCAATTCCGCGATCGACCAGGCCACGAAGTCCGGCTTCACCCCGATGATCACCCCGACCCTGGTGCTGCCGGAGTCGATGGAGGGCACGGGCTTCCTCGGCGAGCACGCCGACGAGGTCTACCACCTCGACAAGGACGACGACCTCTACCTCGTCGGCACCAGCGAGGTGGCCCTGGCCAGCTACCACAAGGACGAGATCCTCGACCTCGGAGGCGGCCCGATCCGCTACGCCGGCTGGAGCGCCTGCTACCGCCGCGAGGCCGGCAGCTACGGCAGGGACACCCGCGGCATCATCCGCGTCCACCAGTTCCACAAGGTGGAGATGTTCTCCTACTGCCGCATCGAGGACTCCTACGCGGAGCACGAGCGCCTGCTGGACCTCGAGCGCGAGATGCTGGCGCGGATCGACGTGCCCTACCGCATCATCGACACCGCCGCCGGCGATCTCGGGACCTCCGCCGCCCGCAAGTACGACTGCGAGGCGTGGATGCCCAGCCAGAACACCTACCGCGAGCTCACCTCGACCTCGAACACCACCCAGTTCCAGGCGAGGCGGCTGAACATCCGCGAGCGCACCGACGACGGCCTGCGCCCCGTCGCGACGCTGAACGGCACCCTCGGCACCACCCGTTTCATCGCGGCGATCCTCGAGAACCATCAGCGCCCCGACGGGTCGGTGGTGGTCCCGGAGGGACTGCGGCCCTACCTCGGCGGGCGCGAGGTCTTCGAGGTCACCGCCTGAGATGCGCCGCGTCAATCCCCTGCGCCGTCTGGTCGAGGCAGCGCGTCACCGCCGGTTCACCCGGGTGTCAGACCGTGCTGGAAGACTGGGCGACATGACCGCTCCGACCTCGCCGACGCCTCTGACCGATCCCGACGCGACCCGCACCCGCCTGCAGGTGCACCTCGACGCCCTGGGCGGCGAGCAGCTGCTGGTGGGTCTCGACGTCGACGGCACGCTCGTCGATCACGACGGCGTCATGTCCCCGCCGATGCGCCGCATGCTGCAGCGCACCGCCGACCAGCACACCGTCGTCATCGCCACCGGCCGCTCCATCGGCGCCACCCTGCCGATCGTCGAGGCCGCCGGGATCACCCGCGGCTACGCGGTGTGCTCCAACGGCGCGGTCACGGTCCGGATGGATCCGCAGGCCGACGGGGGCCACCGCATCGTCGAGACCCGCTCCTTCCAGCCCGGCCACGCCCTGCGCACCCTGCGCGAGGTCCAGCCCGACGCCCACTACGCGGTAGAGACGGCCGACGGCGGCTTCCACGCCACCACCGGCTTCCAGGACGCCAGCTTCGGCGTCCAGGCGACCGAGCGACCGCTGGATGACCTCATGGAGCTCGAGGCGGTGCGCGTGGTGGTCCATGTGCCCGATCTGTCCCCGCAGGAGTTCAGCGAGGTCATCGCGCAATCCGGTGTCCACGGCGTGGAGTACTCGATCGGGTGGACGGCCTGGCTGGACATGGCCGCCCCCGGCGTCTCCAAGGCCACGGCCCTCGAGGACATCCGCGCCCGGCTCGACATCGCCGCCGCCCACACCGTGGCCGTCGGCGACGGCTTCAACGACACCGAGATGCTCACCTGGGCCGGGGTCGGGATCGCCATGGGGCAGGCGCCGCAGGGCGTGAAGGACGTCGCCGACGTGGTCACCGACTCCGTCTACGAGGACGGCACGGTGCTGGTGCTGGAAGCGCTGCGAAGCTGATCAGCGGTTCCGGGGCCGGAGGCAGGTCCCGACCTCTTGCCGAACGGGCAGGACGGCGGCACGTCAGCTGAGAGCCACGGCCGGGATCATCCCGAAGCGACCTCCAGGACCACCTTGCCCAGATGGCCGCCGTCGCGCAGGATCGCATGCGCCTCGCTCGCGCGGTCCATCGGCAGCCGGGCGTGGAGCGGGACGCTGAGCGTCCCGTCGGCCAGCAGCGGCCAGACCAGCTCGCGGGTGGCCTCGAGGATCTCGCGCTTGCCCTCGGTGCGCCGCGAGCGCAGCGTGGTGCCGATGACGCGGGCGCGCTTGCCCATGAGCATGCCGATCGGCAGCTCGCCGATGGCTCCGCCCAGCGTGCCGATGATGACCAGCCTTCCGTGCTCGCGGAGCATCCCCACGTTGTCCGCGAGCGTCGGACCGCCGACGATGTCGAGGATGACGTCCGCCCCGCCGGCCTCCCGCACCACCTCGAGCAGATCGGTGGTCCGACGGTTCCAGACCGCGTCGGCCCCCAGGTCGCGCACCCGGTCGAACGCCTCGTCGGAGCCGACGGTGGTCAGCACCCGCGCGCCGAGGTGCCGCGCCAGCTGGATCGCGACGGTGCCGATGCCGCCGGTGCCGCCGTGGATCAGCACGGTCTCGCCGTCGGCCAGACGTCCCTCGAGCACCAGGTTGGAGACGACGGTGGCGCACACCTCGATGACCCCGGCGGCCTCGACGGGGTCCATGCCCTCGGGCACCGGCAGCAGCTGCCCTTCGGGGACCGCCACCACCTCGGCGTAGCCACCGCCCGCCAGCAGCGCCACCACCGCCTCACCAGTGTCCCGGCGGTGCCCGGAGACCTCCAGACCGGGCAGTTCGGAGGCCCCCGGCGGCGGCGGATACATTCCGGCGGTCTGGGCGACGTCTGCCCGGTTCACGCCCGCCGCGACCACGTCGACCAGCACCTCGCCGGGGGCCGCGACGGGTTCGGGCAGCTCGACCAGTTCGAGCTCGTGCTCCTCGGTGATGGCGATCGCGCGCATGGTCACTGGGTCACGTCCACGACGGTGCGGCCGCGGGTCTCGCCGGCGAGGATCCGCTGCGCATAGGGGATCGTCTCCGACAGCCCGATGCTCGTGGTCATCGAATCCAGCAGGTCGAGGTCGAGCTCGGCGGCCAGCGCATCCCAGGCGCGCTCGCGCAGGTCCGGCGGGGCGTCGACCGAGTTCACGCCGGCGAGGGTGACGTGCCGCAGGATGAACGGCATCACGGACGTCCGCAGATCCATTCCCTGGGCCAGTCCGTAGGCCGCGACCACTCCACCCCAGGAGGTCTGGGCGAGGACGTTGGCGAGCGTCGTGCTGCCCACGGCGTCGATCGCCCCGGCCCAGCGCTGGGCCTGCAGGGGCTTGCCGACCTCGGCGCCGAGCTCGTCGCGGTCGATCACCTCGGCGGCCCCGAGCTCCCGGAGGTATTCCGCGTTCTCGTCGGTTCGTCCGGTCGAGGCCACCACGCGGAACCCGCGGCCGGCCAGCAGGGCGAGCGCGACGGAGCCGCCCCCGCCGGAGGCACCGGTGACCAGCACGTCTCCGTGCTCCGGGGTGACGCCGCCGTCCTCGAGGCGCAGGACCGAGAGCATCGCCGTGAATCCGGCGGTGCCGATGGCGGCGGCCCGCTCGGGGGAGAGGTCCGCGGGCAGGCGCACCAGGGCGTCGGGACGCACGCGGGCCCGGGTGGCGAAGCCGCCGTTGCGGGTCTCGCCGATGCCGTCGCCGTTGAGGACCACGAGGTCACCGGCCGAGTACTCCTCGACCTCGGAACCGGTGACCCGCCCGACCAGGTCGATGCCCGGGATCAGCGGGAACCGGCGGGCGATGCCCTGGCCCGCGATCGCCATGCCGTCCTTGTAGTTGTAGCTCGAGAAGAGCACGTCCAACTCGACGGGTCCGCTCAGCGTGGACTCGTCGGCGTCCTCGACGAGGCGGGCGTCGGCCCCTTCGGCTTCGATCAGTACGGCGCGCATGCGGGCGCTCCTCTCCTCGACTGCAGGTGCCGCCAGCCTAACGGGGCCCGCGCCAGGGATTGACTCCGACCCAGTCCCGTGGTTCATTAGTGGAGTAATGAACCGAGCAACCCGCGAGGGTCCGGATCCTCGACACGACCGGGAGGCGACGTGCTCGACGAGTCGAAGCCGCTCTTCATCGCTGTGGCGGAGCAGATCGAGGACGGGATCCTCGACGGCACCTATCCGGAGGACACCCCGGTGCCCTCGACCAATGAGCTGGCCGCATTCCTGCGCATCAATCCCGCGACGGCAGGCAAGGGACTCCATCGCCTCGCCGACGCGGGCGTCCTGGTCAAACGTCGAGGAGTAGGCATGTTCGTCGCCCACGGCGCCACAGAGCTGCTGCGGCAGCGCCGGCGCGATTCCTTCGCCCGCGCCTACATCGTCCCGCTGCTGCGCGAAGCCGCGCACCTGGGCATCGACCCCCGAGAACTCACCGAGATGATCACGAAGGAGGCGTCCCGATGAGCGCCATCGAGACCCGCAATCTCAGAAAGCACTTCCGCGACGTCGCCGCCATCGACGATGTCTCCCTCTCCTTCACCGAAGGTCGGGTGCACGGGCTGCTGGGCCGGAACGGCGCCGGCAAGACCACGATGATGAAACTGCTGACCGGGCAGATCTTCGCCAGCTCCGGCGAGATGCGCGTGCTGGGCGAGAACCCTGTGGAGAACCCGCAGGTGCTCGCGCAGACCTGCTTCATCCAGGAGAGCCAGAAGTATCCCGACGGGTTCCGGCCCTTCGACGTGCTGCGCATCGCCGAGGGCCTGTACCCCTTCTGGGATCAGCAGCTGGCCCGCGAGCTGGTCGCCGACTTCCGCCTCCCGGAGAAGAGGGCCATCAAGAAGCTCTCCCGTGGCCAGCTCTCGGCCGTCGGCATCATCCTCGGTCTCGCCTCCCGGGCTCCGCTGACCTTCTTCGACGAGCCGTACCTGGGCCTGGACGCCGTCGCCCGGCGCCTGTTCTTCGATCGGCTGCTGGCCGACTTCGCCGAGCACCCCCGCACCGTGATCCTGTCCACCCACCACATCGACGAGGTCTCCAACCTGCTCGAGCACGTGGTGCTGCTGGACGAGGGTCGGGTCGCGATCTCGGAGGAGGCCGAGGCGCTGCAGAGCGCGGCGATCGAGGTCTCCGGCCGGCTCGACGAGGTCAAGGGCTTCATCGCCGGGGCTGACGTGCTCCACCTCCAGGAGATCGGCTCGCTGGCCACCGCCACTGTCCATGCAGAGCCCGGCAGCGCTGAGCGGGCCCGGGCCGCAGGGCTCCAGGTCGCGCCCGTCTCCCTGCAGAACTACATCGTCCATCGCACCACCGCCGCGGCCACCGCCGCGGCGCGCTGAGAGGAGATCCGAGATGCGCTCCCGCAACGTCATCGACATGCACCTGGTCAACCGGATGCAAGCCTACGGCTATCCCCTGATCGCGCTCGCCTTCGCCCTCGTGGTCATCCTGGCGGTCGGCGTGATCATCGGCTCGCAGGGCCCCGAGGCCCAGGCGGGGATGTATTACGGCATGCAGTGGAACGGCGCGATCTTCGCCCTGCTGGGCCCGTTGATCGGTTACGGTTTCACCTCCATGGGCCAGTACTTCCCCCTGGCCCTGGGTCTGGGGTTGACCCGCCGGGAGTTCGCCTCCGGCCTCGGCCTGGTGTTCCTGGGCAACGCCGTGGTCTACTCCGTGCTGATCACGATCGGCAAGACCGTCGAGGTCGCCACCGATGGCTTCGGGCTGAGCATCCGATTCTTCGATGTCTTCTACACCAGCACCGGCGCACCGTGGCAGACCCTCGTGCAGACCTTCCTGCTGATCCTGGGAGTGCTGTTCCTCGGCGCCGCCATCACCGCCGCCTTCCTGCGCTTCGGCCAGGTCTTCCTGTGGGCCTCCGGCGCCGTCCTGGCGCTGCTCGCCCTGGGGATCCTCGCGGGAGTGCTCCTGCTCGACGGCTTCGGTCGGGCTCTGCTCGATGTCCTCACCATGGGCTGGGGCCCGTGGATGGTCGCGATCGCCGTGATCGGTGCGATCTCGGCTGGTGCCTGGCTGGTGCTCGTGCGGCGCACACAGGTGAGCTGAGGTGGGCGTGCAGCCGTGTTCGTGAATCAGTACGCCGGGCAGGTGGGAGCCGCCTGACACCGGTAGACTCTCGCGGGTGCCTCCGGGCACGAGGAGGGTTGTCAGAGCGGCCGAATGAGATGGTCTTGAAAACCATTGTGCAGTGACCCTGTACCGCGGGTTCGAATCCCGCACCCTCCGCCCGAGCTGCCGCGGGTCAGCTCTCAGGCGGCCTTCTCCGCCGGCCAGGTCGCCAGGAACGCCGCGACCCCGGACTCGAGCTCCTCGCGTCGGGCCCCGTCGCGCGCCTGCATCGACATGCCGTTCCAGATCGCGAGGATGTGCATCGCGAAGCCGTCCACGTCGATCCCGGACGGCAGTCGGCCGGCGTCCCGGTCCGCGGTCAGCGCGGCCAGGAGGCGCTGTCCGATCGCGTGACGGATCGCCTGCAGGCCGGCATCGATCTCGGGGGAGGACGCCGACGCCGTGGAGGCGTTGTTCATGATCAGGCACCCGGCCGGGCACCCCGGCTGCGTGTACTGGTGGGCGGCTCCGGTCAGCAGGCGTCGGGTCGCGCCGCGGGTATCGACCTCCTCGTCGAAGGCCGCCTCGACGAATCCGGTGTATCGGTCGGTGTAGACGCGAACCACCTCCTCGAAGAGCTGCTGCTTGCTGCCGAAGGCGTGGTACAGGCTGGGGGCGGAGATCCCCATCGCGGTGCAGAGCTCGCGGGTGCCGATGCCCCCGTAGCCGCGCTCCCAGAACAGCAGCATCGCCTTCTCCAGGGCCTCGTCCCGATCGAAGCTGCGGGGGCGTCCTCTGCTCGCGCTCATGCCCTGAATTCTATAGCGCCCGACCCGAAAAGGGGTTGCCCGTTATGTACCGAGTGATACACAATGTGTCGGATTGCGAGCGGACGACGCGCTCGCCGGTGAGCACGAGGGCGTGTCGCCGTCGACACGACCCGTGATCCACGATTCGGAAGGTCACCTCATGCATCTCGCACCGACCCTCGCTCCCCGCACGGCTCCCGCCGGTCCACCGCTCACCGCTCCTGTCGCCGCGCCGGGCACCGTCCTGGTCACCGGAGCGGGCGGACACGTCGGCGCGCAGGTCGTCCACCTGCTGCTCGAGCGCGGGATGCGCGTGGTCACCACCGACGTCACCCCGCTGCCGGTCCCGAGGGACGACTTCGTGCTCGGCCCCTGCGCCGGCTCCCCCTCCTACGTCCCCTTCCTCGAAGCCACGCTCGCGAGGTTCGACGTCGACCTGCTCATCCCCACCGTGTCGGACGAGCTGCCGGCGCTGGCGGGCGTCGCTCCGGTCCTCGGCAGCCAGGTCGCGATCGCCGCCCCGGGCCCGATCGCCCTGTGCCACGACCGTCTGCTGACGATGAGGTACCTGGCGCGCCATCGGATCCCCGTCCCCACGACGGTGGTCGTGCGTCCGTCCGGGGTGCCCCGGCACCTGATCGGGGAGGGCACCTACGTGGCCAGGCCCCGCCTCGCGAACGGTCCGGGCACGGCGACGATGATCGACGACCCCGAGCAGCTGCCCGCCCGCAACGACACCTTCCTCGCCCAGGAGCTCGTGCCGGGCGAAGAGATCATCGCCCAGGTGCACCGCTCGCCCCGGGACGGCGTCATGACGGTGGTCCTGCTGCGCACCTCGGGCAGCGGACCCGACGCAGGGGGGAAGTCTGCGCGGATGGAGCAGGTGGAACCCGGGGCGGAGCCGGAGCTCGCCGAGCTCGCCCGCGCGGTCGCCCGGGCCCTCGACCTGACCGGCGCGTTCAGCATCGACATGCGCCGCACCGTCGCCGGCACGCCGGTCGTCCTCGCCGTCGACGCGAGACTGGGGGCCCACAGCCACCCTGCCCCGGAGCTGCTCGACGGACTGCTGGACGATGCCGCGCTCCCGCTCAGGACGGTGCGGAGCGCACCTCGGACTGCGCCCAGGCGGTGACCTCCCGGGCCAGGTCGCGGTCCAGGGCGGTCGCCGAACGTCGCAGGAACGTCGGCCGCCCTCGCAGAGCGCGACGACCGTCGGGACCGATGTAGGAGCCCGGGGGCAGAGGCTGAGTGGCGGTGAACAGCACCGAGGAGGCACCGCGCCGCGCCGGCATCGCGATCGGCCTGGTGACCTCGGTGACGAGCCGATCGAGCCGCGCGGACCCGGTCGCGTTCTGCAGGTTCGTGAGCACCCAGCCCGGATGCACCAGCTGCAGGTCCACCCCGTCCCCCCGGGCGTGCAGGCGATCGGCGAGCTCCCGGCCCCACAGCATCGTCGTGAGCTTCGAGCGTCCGTACGCGGCGCCGGGCGACCAGCCGCCGCGGCGGAAGTGCGGATCACCCAGGTCGATCGACCCGAAGGTGTGCGCGTCGGACGCGACGACCACGACCCGCTCCCGCACCAGCGGCAGCAAGGTCTCGGTGAGCAGCAGCGGAGCCAGAGCGTTGACCGCCAGCATCCGCTCGAATCCGTCGATCGTCTCCTCGTGATGCCGGGTGACGAGCCCGGCGACATGGATCAGCAGATCGATCCCGCCCGGCCCGACGAGACGCTCGATCCCCTCGGCGCCCTCGCGCACCGACGCCATGTCGGCGAGGTTCAGGTGGGTCAGGCGCACCGCGTCCGGCCGACCGGTCTCGCGGGTGATCCGCTCGGCGACGACCTCGCCCTTGCTGCGGGTGCGGACCGGAAGGACGAGGTCGGCGCCCCAGAGAGCCAGCTGCAGCGCCGTCTCCCGGCCGAGGCCGTCGCTCGCACCGGTCATCACGACGGTGCGACCGGTGAGGTCGGGCACGGGCAGGTGCTCCCATTCCATCGTGGTCATCGCACCATCGTAGGGACGGCCGTGATCGCCCTCCTCCCGCGTAGCATGAGCGTGTCGTCGCTCCCGTCGACACCGCCCGGATCCCCGCAAGGAGAGTCAGCGATGGCCCAGTACACAGGTGTTGCCGTGAGCCCCGGTCGCGTGATCGGCACGATCCGATCGATGGCCCCGCCGGTCGCCGAGCCCCCCGCGAAGGACACCCTGCCCGAGGGCGCGGACGCCGCCGCCGAGGCCGAGCGGATCCCCGTCGCGGCCGCCGCCGTGCAGGCTGCGCTGACCCGCCTGGCCGAGCGCGCTCCCGGTGACGGGAAGAAGATCCTCGAGGCCACCGCACAGATGGCAGCGGATCCCTCCCTGACCCAGACCGCGCAGGGCCTCGTCCTCTCCGGCGGCAAGTCCCCGGCACGAGCAGTCTGGGAGGCAGGCGACCAGGTCGCCACCATGCTCGAGGGCCTCGGCGGCTACATGGCCGAGCGCGCCACGGACGTGCGCGACGTGCGCGCCCGCATCGTCGCCGAGCTGCGCGGCGAGCAGGCTCCCGGGATCCCGGACGCCTCCGAGCCCTTCGTGCTCACCGCGATCGACCTCGCCCCGGCCGATACCGCCACCCTCGATCCGACCCGGGTGATCGCCCTGATCACCTCCGACGGCGGCCCCCAGTCGCACACCGCGATCCTCGCCCGCCAGCTGGGCCTGCCCGCGATCGTGGCGGCCAAGAGCATCCACGAGTTCACCGACGGCACCGAGGTGTTCGTCGA encodes the following:
- a CDS encoding GntR family transcriptional regulator, with the translated sequence MLDESKPLFIAVAEQIEDGILDGTYPEDTPVPSTNELAAFLRINPATAGKGLHRLADAGVLVKRRGVGMFVAHGATELLRQRRRDSFARAYIVPLLREAAHLGIDPRELTEMITKEASR
- a CDS encoding SDR family NAD(P)-dependent oxidoreductase, which produces MTTMEWEHLPVPDLTGRTVVMTGASDGLGRETALQLALWGADLVLPVRTRSKGEVVAERITRETGRPDAVRLTHLNLADMASVREGAEGIERLVGPGGIDLLIHVAGLVTRHHEETIDGFERMLAVNALAPLLLTETLLPLVRERVVVVASDAHTFGSIDLGDPHFRRGGWSPGAAYGRSKLTTMLWGRELADRLHARGDGVDLQLVHPGWVLTNLQNATGSARLDRLVTEVTRPIAMPARRGASSVLFTATQPLPPGSYIGPDGRRALRGRPTFLRRSATALDRDLAREVTAWAQSEVRSAPS
- a CDS encoding TetR/AcrR family transcriptional regulator, which produces MSASRGRPRSFDRDEALEKAMLLFWERGYGGIGTRELCTAMGISAPSLYHAFGSKQQLFEEVVRVYTDRYTGFVEAAFDEEVDTRGATRRLLTGAAHQYTQPGCPAGCLIMNNASTASASSPEIDAGLQAIRHAIGQRLLAALTADRDAGRLPSGIDVDGFAMHILAIWNGMSMQARDGARREELESGVAAFLATWPAEKAA
- a CDS encoding ABC transporter ATP-binding protein; translated protein: MSAIETRNLRKHFRDVAAIDDVSLSFTEGRVHGLLGRNGAGKTTMMKLLTGQIFASSGEMRVLGENPVENPQVLAQTCFIQESQKYPDGFRPFDVLRIAEGLYPFWDQQLARELVADFRLPEKRAIKKLSRGQLSAVGIILGLASRAPLTFFDEPYLGLDAVARRLFFDRLLADFAEHPRTVILSTHHIDEVSNLLEHVVLLDEGRVAISEEAEALQSAAIEVSGRLDEVKGFIAGADVLHLQEIGSLATATVHAEPGSAERARAAGLQVAPVSLQNYIVHRTTAAATAAAR
- a CDS encoding MDR family oxidoreductase: MRAVLIEAEGADARLVEDADESTLSGPVELDVLFSSYNYKDGMAIAGQGIARRFPLIPGIDLVGRVTGSEVEEYSAGDLVVLNGDGIGETRNGGFATRARVRPDALVRLPADLSPERAAAIGTAGFTAMLSVLRLEDGGVTPEHGDVLVTGASGGGGSVALALLAGRGFRVVASTGRTDENAEYLRELGAAEVIDRDELGAEVGKPLQAQRWAGAIDAVGSTTLANVLAQTSWGGVVAAYGLAQGMDLRTSVMPFILRHVTLAGVNSVDAPPDLRERAWDALAAELDLDLLDSMTTSIGLSETIPYAQRILAGETRGRTVVDVTQ
- a CDS encoding NAD(P)H-quinone oxidoreductase, with the protein product MRAIAITEEHELELVELPEPVAAPGEVLVDVVAAGVNRADVAQTAGMYPPPPGASELPGLEVSGHRRDTGEAVVALLAGGGYAEVVAVPEGQLLPVPEGMDPVEAAGVIEVCATVVSNLVLEGRLADGETVLIHGGTGGIGTVAIQLARHLGARVLTTVGSDEAFDRVRDLGADAVWNRRTTDLLEVVREAGGADVILDIVGGPTLADNVGMLREHGRLVIIGTLGGAIGELPIGMLMGKRARVIGTTLRSRRTEGKREILEATRELVWPLLADGTLSVPLHARLPMDRASEAHAILRDGGHLGKVVLEVASG
- a CDS encoding HAD family hydrolase — its product is MTAPTSPTPLTDPDATRTRLQVHLDALGGEQLLVGLDVDGTLVDHDGVMSPPMRRMLQRTADQHTVVIATGRSIGATLPIVEAAGITRGYAVCSNGAVTVRMDPQADGGHRIVETRSFQPGHALRTLREVQPDAHYAVETADGGFHATTGFQDASFGVQATERPLDDLMELEAVRVVVHVPDLSPQEFSEVIAQSGVHGVEYSIGWTAWLDMAAPGVSKATALEDIRARLDIAAAHTVAVGDGFNDTEMLTWAGVGIAMGQAPQGVKDVADVVTDSVYEDGTVLVLEALRS
- a CDS encoding diacylglycerol/lipid kinase family protein, which encodes MDQPLLLLNIVSIIILVVAVVLLAVALRHLARHRREIGELRTTAERHEREMREASVAGGGSDGEVAEAGGAAVATDGTAAGADGTGSAPDRVQQVAVVLNPTKFDDAEQFRTRVREIAEHLEGAEVTFYETSVEDPGRGQARQARLDGADLVIAAGGDGTVRLVASVLAGTDTRMGIIPSGTGNLLARNLDIPLEDPSAAMTAALAGHDKQIDVGWLRTGGSIGEAASSAEQIFLVIAGFGADAEMIGHTDDTMKKRLGWVAYVFGGVRTILGRSVDVVLDFPDGTRHAHKARTVLLGNVGKLPGGFVLMPDATADNGRLEIVVAGWKGAAGFSQVLTEVVTPKLVPRGKFAETTRLSSMDRYQATEVKVATTKAQPVQLDGDTDAEATHLIARIDPGSLRLRVPAGTDSTQP
- the serS gene encoding serine--tRNA ligase; its protein translation is MIDLRLLRENPDAVRDAQRARRRDPSTVDAVLEADSRWREATGAFESARAEQKVFGKQVAQATGDQKQQLLAEVKQLAADVKRLQAEADEAIAARDTLLRAIPNLAEGAPEGLEDDFALRETVGENPAFEHPVKDHLEIAEGLKAIDMARGAKVSGARFYFLTGVGAQLELAILNSAIDQATKSGFTPMITPTLVLPESMEGTGFLGEHADEVYHLDKDDDLYLVGTSEVALASYHKDEILDLGGGPIRYAGWSACYRREAGSYGRDTRGIIRVHQFHKVEMFSYCRIEDSYAEHERLLDLEREMLARIDVPYRIIDTAAGDLGTSAARKYDCEAWMPSQNTYRELTSTSNTTQFQARRLNIRERTDDGLRPVATLNGTLGTTRFIAAILENHQRPDGSVVVPEGLRPYLGGREVFEVTA
- a CDS encoding ATP-grasp domain-containing protein; protein product: MHLAPTLAPRTAPAGPPLTAPVAAPGTVLVTGAGGHVGAQVVHLLLERGMRVVTTDVTPLPVPRDDFVLGPCAGSPSYVPFLEATLARFDVDLLIPTVSDELPALAGVAPVLGSQVAIAAPGPIALCHDRLLTMRYLARHRIPVPTTVVVRPSGVPRHLIGEGTYVARPRLANGPGTATMIDDPEQLPARNDTFLAQELVPGEEIIAQVHRSPRDGVMTVVLLRTSGSGPDAGGKSARMEQVEPGAEPELAELARAVARALDLTGAFSIDMRRTVAGTPVVLAVDARLGAHSHPAPELLDGLLDDAALPLRTVRSAPRTAPRR